CGGCCGCCGTGAAGCTGCCGCCGACCTCGAAGCTGGCGCCGGTGCTGCCGGCCCCCAAGGTGCACCTGCGCCACCGGCCGCTGACGGTGGCCATCGTCGGCTCCGGCCCGGCAGCGATGTATGCCGCCGACGAACTGCTGACCCAGCACGGCGTGCGTGTCAACGTCTTCGAAAAGCTGCCCACGCCATATGGTTTGGTGCGCGCGGGGGTCGCTCCCGACCACCAGAACACCAAAACGATCACTAAGCTGTTCGACCGGGTCTCCCGTCATCGCCACTTCAACTTCTATCTCAACGTCGAAGTCGGCAAGCACCTGAGCCATGCCGATCTGCTTGCCCACCACCACGCGGTGCTGTACGCGGTCGGTGCGCCCGACGACCGGCGGCTAGACATCGACGGCATGGGAATGCCGGGAACCGGTACCGCCACCGAGCTAGTCGCGTGGATCAACGGCCATCCCGAGTTTGCGCATCTGCCGGTCGATCTCAGCCACGAAAGAGTCGTGGTCGTCGGCAACGGCAACGTCGCCCTCGACGTCGCCCGGGTGCTCACCACTGACCCTGACGAGTTGGCCCGCACCGACATCTCCGATCGGGCGCTGGAAGTGTTCCGCAACTCCACGGTGCGCGAGGTCGTCGTCGCCGCTCGGCGCGGCCCGGCGTACTCGGCATTCACGCTTCCCGAATTAATCGGTCTCACAACAACATCCGAGGTCGTGCTGGACCCCGGCGATCACGCCCTGGTGGCCCGTGACCTCGCGACAACCACGGACACGCTGACCCGCAACAAGCTGGAGATCTTGACCAAGCTCGGCGACAGCTCGGCTGGCGGGGCCCGACCGCGGATCCGGCTGGCCTATCACCTCACACCCCGGCAGGTGCTGGGCGAGCGGCGCGCCACCGGCGTGGAGTTCACCGTGACCGGCACCGACGAGCTTCGTTCCATCGACGCCGGCCTGGTGCTCACGTCGATTGGGTACCGCGGCAAGAAGATTCGCGACCTGCCCTTCGACGAAAATGCCGCCGTCGTCCCGAACGAAAACGGCCGCGTCGTCAACCCCGAGTCCGGTCGGCCGGTTCCCGGGGCTTACGTCGCCGGGTGGATCAAGCGCGGGCCGACCGGATTCATCGGCACCAACAAGTCGTGCTCGTTGCAGACCGTGCAGGCGCTCGTCGCCGATTTCAACGCTGGAGCACTGACCGATCCACCGGGTAAGCAGGCAGCCCTGGACGAGTTGGTGCGCAGCCGGCAGCCCGACGTCGTCGACTCCGCGGGGTGGGGTGCCATCGACGCCGCGGAGATCGCGCGCGGCGGCGACGAAGGACGGCCGCGCAACAAGTTCACCGATATCGCCGACATGCTCGCGGCCGCGGCGAGCGCGCAGCCGGCGCCGCGACGCCGGCTGCTGGCGCGTCTGCTCGGCTAGCCGCTGGCCTGCGCGGCCATCGCGGACTGGATCTCCTCGATGCTGACCTCGCGTATCGGCTGCCCCAACGACCACTGGTGCCCGAACGGGTCCGCGACCATGCCGTAGCGGTCCCCCCAGAACTGGTCGGCCAACGGGGTCACCACGGTGGCGCCCGCGTCCACGGCCCGCTGGAACTTGGCCTCGACATCGGTGACCGTCAAGTGGATCGTCACCGGGGTGCCCCCCAACGACGTCGGCGTCATCGACTTGCCGCCACACATCTCCGGGAAGTCGTCGTTGAGCATCACCAGGAAACCGTTGATACGCACCGCGGCGTGCACCAGCTTGCCGTCCGGGCGCGGCACCCGCCCGATCTCCTCGGCTCCAAAGGCCTTGACGTAGAAGTCGATCGCGGCGGCCGCGTCACCGACCACCAGATGTGGGGACAAAGCAGGTTCGACGTTGATGGCCATGGGGATCTCCTTGCTGTCGGTGTCCGTGACCAGTCCCGACGACTGGCCCACTGTTACTGACTGCACTCGCGACACAAACTCATCGTGGCGAAACCCCATTCAAACTCCGGGCGCCGACAAAAGTCAGGCGTGGCTGAGAATCCGGTCCCAACCCTCGACCGATTCGGGCCTGCGTGGGCCTGGGCCTACGTAGATCGCCGACGGGCGCACCAGCTTGCCCAGCCGCTTCTGCTCGAGGATGTGGGCGCACCACCCCGCGGTGCGTCCACAGGTGAACATCGCCGGCATCATATTCGCCGGTACCTGGGCGAAGTCGAGGATCACCGCGGCCCAGAACTCGACGTTCGTCTCGATGGCTCGATCCGGGCGACGCTCGCGCAGCTCGGCCAGGGCGGCCTGCTCCAACGCGACCGCGACCTCGTGGCGCGGTGCGCGCAGTCGCTCGGCGGTCGCACGTAAGACCCGGGCCCGCGGATCCTCCGCCCGGTAGACGCGGTGCCCGAACCCCATCAACTTGTCGCCGCTGTCCAGGATCTTCTTCACCAGGCCCCGCGCATCGCCGGTGCGCTCCACCTCTTCGAGCATGGGCAGTACGCGGGCCGGCGCGCCGCCGTGCAGCGGCCCACTCATCGCCCCGATCGCCCCGGACAGTGAAGCGGCGACGTCGGCGCCGGTCGATGCGATGACCCGCGCGGTGAAGGTCGAGGCGTTCATGCCGTGTTCGGCGGCCGACACCCAGTAGGCGTCGATGGCCTCGATATGCCGAGGGTCGGGTTCACCTTGCCAACGGGTCATGAAACGTGCTGTCACCGTTCGACATTCGTCGATCACCCGTTGCGGAACGGCCGGCTGATAGATGCCGCGAGCGGACTGCGCAACGTACGACAGCGCCATCACCGAGGCACGGGCCAGCTGGTCGCGGGCGGTGCCTTCGTCGGTGTCGAGCAGCGGCTGGTAACCCCAGATGGGGGCCAGCATGGCCAGGCCCGCCTGCACGTCGACGCGCACATCGCCGGTGTGAATCGGCAGTGGGAATGGCTCGGCGGGCGGCAAACCGTGGCCGAATCTACCGTCGACCAATAGCGCCCAGACATCACCGAAGGTGACCTGTTGATTCACCAGGTCTTCGATGTCCACCCCGCGGTACCGCAGGGCGCCACCGTCTTTATCCGGCTCCGCGATCTCGGTGGTGAATGCGACCACACCTTCGAGGCCGGGGACGAAATCTTGCGGGACCACAGTCATAGCAAAATTCTCGCACTCCGCCTCCGGGCCGATGCTACCGGCCGGTAGCAAGCGCCGGTAGCGTTGTCCCGGTGGCAGGCCCAGACCCCGTAACCGACCAGGATCACTTGCAGCGGATGCGCGTCGAGTACGGCTCGGCAGAACGGGACGGTAGTTCGGATCTCGACGCTTCGTGGCTCGACAACGGATGGCTTGCGTTGTTGCGCACCTGGATTGACGACGCCGAGCGGTTCGGCGTCGCCGAACCCAACGCCATGGTGCTAGCAACCGTCGCCGGCGGCCGGCCGGTCAGCCGCACCGTGCTGTGCAAGAGCGTCGACGATGCTGGGATCACCTTCTTCACCAACTACGATTCGGCCAAAGGCCTGGAACTGGCGCGCACGCCGTATGCATCGGCGACCTTCCCCTGGTATCTGCTGGGCCGGCAGGTGCACATTCGCGGCGCGGTGACCAAGGTTGACCGCAAGGCCACCGAGGATTACTGGTCCAAGCGGCCGCGCGGCTCGCAGCTGGGAGCGTGGGCGTCACACCAGTCGCAACCGATCGCGTCGCGGGCGGCGCTGGTCGAGCAGCTCGCCGAGGTGACCAACCGCTTCGCCGACTCCGAACAGGTCCCGGTGCCGCCGAACTGGGGCGGATATCTGATCGCGCCCGACGTGGTCGAATTCTGGCAGGGGCGGGAAAATCGGTTGCACAACCGGATTCGGGTCGTCGGCGGGAACGTCGAGCGTCTTCAGCCCTAGCCCATACCGCCTCCGGAGTGATAATCGCCTCACTGCCGCACCCGCAATCGCCGATTACCCGGGGTGCCACGACCATCAACACCGCACGATAACGCCGGGTTTACCCGGCGGTGAGCCGCCGACTCAATAGAGGCGACCCCGGGCGGGCGCGCCGCCGCGATAACGACTACCTTCAGCTATACGCACCTAGTCAGGGGCAGCCATACCAGCCAGAGCGCAAAGGGGTTCTCGTGGCCGACAGCGACGACACCGCAAGTTTGAAGTACCCGGGCGGTGAGATCGACCTGCAGATCGTCAACGCCACCGAAGGAGCCGACGGTATTGCTCTCGGCCCGCTGTTGTCGAAGACCGGCTACACGACCTTCGACAACGGATTCGTGAACACGGCCGCGTGCAAGAGCTCGATCACCTACATCGACGGCGACGCGGGGATCCTGCGTTACCGCGGGTATCCGATTGACCAGCTCGCCGAGAAGTCAACCTTCATCGAGGTCTCGTATCTGCTGATCTACGGCGAGCTGCCGACCAGCGAACAATTGGCCGACTTCACCAAGCGCATCCAGCTGCACACGATGCTGCACGAGGATCTGAAGCGGTTCTTCGACGGCTTTCCGCGCAACGCACACCCGATGCCGGTGCTGTCTAGCGCCGTCAACGCGCTGTCCGCGTACTACCCGGATTCGCTCGACCCGATGGACAGCGAGGACGTGGAGCTGTCGACGATCCGGCTGCTGGCCAAGCTGCCGACGATCGCCGCGTACGCCTACAAGAAGTCCGTCGGGCAGCCGTTCCTCTACCCCGACAACTCGCTGTCGCTGGTCGAAAACTTCCTGCGGATGACATTCGGGCTGCCCGCCGAGCCGTATCAGGCTGACCCCGAGGTGGTGCGGGCCCTGGACATGTTGCTGATCCTGCACGCCGACCACGAGCAGAACTGCTCAACGTCGACGGTTCGGCTGGTGGGCTCCTCCCAGGCCAACCTGTTCACCTCGATCTCCGGTGGCATCAACGCGCTGTGGGGGCCGCTGCACGGTGGCGCCAACCAGGCGGTGCTCGAGATGCTCTCCCAGATCCGCGAAAGCGGCGACGACGTCAGCGAGTTCGTCCGCAAGGTGAAGAACCGGGAAGAGGGCGTCAAACTGATGGGCTTCGGCCACCGGGTCTACAAGAACTACGACCCACGTGCCCGGATCGTCAAGGAGCAGGCCGACAAGATTCTGGCCAAGCTGGGTGGCGACCCGCTGCTGGACATCGCCAAGCAGCTCGAAGAGGCCGCGCTGACCGATGACTACTTCATCGAGCGCAAGCTGTACCCGAACGTCGATTTCTACACCGGGCTGATCTACCGGGCGCTGGGCTTCCCGGTGCGGATGTTCACGGTGCTGTTCGCGCTGGGCCGACTGCCCGGCTGGATCGCACACTGGCGTGAGATGCACGACGAGGGCGACAGCAAGATCGGCCGTCCGCGCCAGATCTACACCGGCTACAACGAACGCGACTACGTCGGTATCGACGGGCGGTAGCGCGCCTACCCGAGCGCGGCCAGCACTGCCATTGCGGCGTTGTGTCCGCCGATGCCTGACACGCCGCCACCGCGGCGAGTGCCTGCGCCGCACAACATGATTCGCTGATGGGCGGTGGCCACGCCCCACCGCCGGGCCGCGGTGTCCAGCGCATCGGTTTCGTCGGCGAACGGCCAGGACAACGCGCCGTGAAAGATGTTGCCGCCCGTCATCGCCAGCGAGCGCTCCAGGTCTTCGGTGGTCGTTGTCTCGATGCACGGCCGGCCGTGCGCGTCGTTGGTCAACACGTCCTGAATCGGTTCGGCCAGAACAGAATTCAGCGATGCCAGTACCGCCTCGGTGAGCTGGTCGCCGGATATCGGTGGGTCGGCGGTGAGCAGCGAGTGGGGTGTGTGCAGGCTGAACACCGTCATCGTCTGGGCGCCCGATGCCCGCAGGCCATCCGACAGGATGCTCGGGTCGGTCAGCGAATGGCAATACGCCTCGCACGGCAACGGATTTGGTAGTTCCGCGGCGTCGGCTCGCGCGTAGGCCGCGTCCAGTTGTCGCCACGTCTCGTTGACGTGAAAAGTCCCGGCGAAGGCCTGCCCGGGGCGCACCCCCGGGTCGCGCAGCCGGGGCAGGCGCCGTAGCACCATGTTCACCTTCACCTGGGCTCCCGGGGCCAGCGGCGGCGGTGTTTCGCCGAGAAGTCCGGCCAGGACCGCCGGTGTCACGCCGGCCAGTACGAACCGGGCGCGCAGCCGCTGTTCTTCGTCGTCGCGCCGGAAGCACACCAAGCCGTCCGGCTGAATGTGGAAAACCTCTGCGCCAGTGGTTATTTCGGCCCCGTGGCGCACCGCCGCCGCGGCCAGGGCGGCGGTCACCGCACCCATTCCGCCGATCGGGACGTCCCAATCACCGCCGATCAAGTGATACAGGAAGCAGATGTTCTGCCGCAGCGAAGGCTCGTCGAGACGGGCGAAGGTGCCGATCAGCGCATCGGTGGCGATCACCCCTCGGACCAGGTCGTCGTGCACCGCGTCGGCGATGGCATGCCCGATCGGTTCCTCGATCATCGCCTGCCACGCCGCGGCCGCCTCGGGCTCGTTGGCGTCCAGGACGAGTCGGCGCGCGTGCTCGCGAGTGCGCAACGGTTCCAGCAGCGTCGGCCAGAGCCGTTCGGTCACCAGCCGGCAACGCCGGTAGAACGCTGGGAACCGGTCTTTGTCGGCCGCGGCCCCGATCGCGCCGAACGAACTGTCGTGCGGTCCGATCACCAGACCGGTGCGACCGCCGTTCGCGGGGTTGGGGGTATACGACGAAAACCGCCGCGGGGCCAGCCGTATCGCGGCGCCCAAATCCGCGACGATGCGGGTCGGCAGCAGGCTGACCAGGTAGGAGTACCGCGAGACCCGGGCGTCGACCCCCGCGAAGGCCTGCGCGGAGACTGCAGCGCCTCCGACCTGGCCCAGCCGTTCCAGCAGCCGCACACGCAGGCCGGCGCGGGCCAGGTAGCCGGCCGCGACCAGGCCGTTGTGGCCGCCACCCACGACAACTGCGTCACAGTCGGCCGCGTCATCGAGGGGCATCGCTAATTCAGGTAGCCCTCGACCTGATCGCCGGGACGCACCGAGGCCTCTCGCGGGTCACCACCGGTTTCGCGCAGTGCACGCCGCTGCCGCAGCAGATCCCAACACTGGTCGAGTTCGACCTCGACCCGCCGCAGCCGATCGTTTTCCTCGGACTCGCTGATGTCGCGGTGCTGCAGCTGCGCCCGTAGCTCCTTTTCCTCGGCGACCAGGGAGCGAATGCGCGCGAGGGTATCGCTATCGGTCGGTTGAGTGCCATCGCTCATCGCTCCAGTGTGCCCGATGCACGGGTTCGCACCCGGGGCCGGGCTATCGGGCAATCGAGATTTGTCGGTCGACGACGACTGCGTCAGCAGGGGGCGGGCAGTCGCAGCAGTAGCCGGGCACCGCCCAGCGGGCTGTCCGCTAGCGAGGCCGTGCCGCCGTGCAGGTTGGCTTGCTGGGCGACCAGCGCCAGACCCAGCCCCGACCCGGAGTGCGATGCCGTCGACCCGCGGGAGAACCGCTCGAACACCACGTGGCGTTCACTCTCGGGCACTCCGCTGCCGTTGTCGTCGATGGCGATCTCCACTCCGGCGCGCGAACTGACCGCCGAGAGCTGGACACGGGTGGCGCCGCCGTGCTTGACGGCGTTGGCGATCGCGTTGTCTACGGCCAGGCGCAGCCCGGCCGGCAAGCCGACGATGATGCAGGTGGGGGAGGGGACCAGCGACACTTCCAGCCCGGGATAGATCCGCATCGCATCGTGGGCGGCGCGATCCAGCAGCTCGGTGATGTCGACGGGCACATGGTCGTCGGCGGTGGACAGCTCGCCTTGCGCCAACCGTTCCAGTGCGGTCAGCGTGGCCTCGATCCGGGACTGGGTGCGGATGACGTCGTTGAGCACCTCTTTGCGCTGATCATCCGGGAGGTCCAAGGTCGACAGCACCTCGAGGTTGGTGCGCATCGCGGTCAGTGGGGTGCGCAGCTCGTGTGAGGACACGGCGGCGAAGTCGCGGGCCGAGGACAGCGCCTCCTTGGTTCGGTTCTGCTCATCCCAGATGCGCTGCAACATGCCGCGCATGGCCTCGGCGATTTCGACGGCCTCGGTGGCGCCGTGCACCTCCACCCGCGGTGCCTCGTCACCGGTATCGATCAATCGGGTCTGCTGGGCCAGCTGTTTGAACGGGCGCACCGCGAAAGAGGCCAGCAGCCAGGCGAAAACCGTCGACGCGAAGATGGCGAACCCACAGATCAGCAGCACCCGGCGATGCAGGTTGTTGGTCTCGGCGAGGGTGGCGTCGTAGGTCGCGCCCACCGCCAGCGAGGTCGGCTCCGGTCCCGGGATCTCCACGGTGCGCACCCGGTAGCGCACGCCATGGACATAGGTGTCGGCGTAGTCGACGTCCAGCTGGGGGAGCGTCACGTCGGAATTCGACTTGACCAGGCTGCCGCGCCGAATCGTCATGATGGCGTCGCGGTCGTTGGGCGAACGCGGAATCTCCTCGAGGCCGCGGGGCAAAAACGGCAGCGCGAATCCGGCGGCCTCATCGAGCCGGCGGTCCAGCCGTTCCTTGCGGTCGTTGGTGATGCCGACCCAGACGACCGCGCCGACGATGAGCACCGGAATCGCCGCGCCGATGGCTGTCGCAAGTACCACCCGGGTCCGCAGCGAGGGTGTACGGGCCGAGATCCGCGACAGGAATTTCATGGTGGTGGCCGCACCTACTGCATGCGCAGCACGAACCCCACGCCGCGGACGGTGTGCAGCAGTCTGGGGCCGCCGTTGGCCTCCAGCTTGCGGCGCAGGTAGCCAATGAAGACGTCGACCACGTTGGTGTCGGCGGCGAAGTCGTACCCCCACACCAGCTCCAGCAGCTGTGCACGGGACAGCACGGCGGTCTTGTGCTCGGCCAGCACCGCCAGCAGGTCGAACTCGCGCTTGGTCAGGTCAACGTCGACGCCGTTGACGCGGGCGCGCCGGCCGGGAATGTCCACTTCGAGCGGCCCGACCGTGATGGTCTCCGAGGAAGACGTCGCGGTGGAACCGCGACGGCGCAACAGCGCCTTGACCCGCGCGACCAGCTCGGCCAACACGAAGGGTTTGACCAAGTAGTCGTCGGCGCCAGCCTCCAGCCCGGCCACCCGGTCGTCGACCGAGCTGCGCGCCGACAGCACGCAGACCGGCACGTCGTTGTCCATCGCCCGCAGTGCCGTGACGACGCTGACACCGTCCAGCACGGGCATGTTGATATCGAGCACGATCGCGTCCGGCCGGGTCTCGGTGGCGCTGCGCAAGGCTTCGGCGCCGTCGACCGCGGTCGATACCTCGAACCCGGACAGGCGCAGCCCGCGTTCCAGGGAGGCGAGCACGTCGGAGTCGTCGTCAACGACCAAAACCCGAGGTGAGGTGACACCAGAGTCCATGTCGCCCATTTTGCCGGATTGTTGGCGTCGGCTGCGGGATGCCGACCGGGTCGGCGCGGTCAGGCCGCCGGTGACCTCGGCAAGCCGGCACCATCGACTCTCAGGGCAGCGTCGGGGCGTCGGACGCAAAGCCCGCCCATCATCGTGGAGCCAACCGGGACCGAGGCGTTGAGATCAGCCGTTAACGGCTGCTCAGGCCGCTCAACTGCAGCGCCAGTTGCCGGCGCACCGCGGGCAGCCGTGCGGCCAGGCGCATCCCCGCGTTACGGACCGGACGTAACGGCCGCGGCAGTGTCGAGACGCGGGTGAGCCGACCGGTGAGCCGCAAAACCTGTTCGGCTCGGTCCCGCTGGAGCGAGCAATAGCGGTCCAAGGCGGTGCCGGATCCTCGTGTCACGGCCTCCGAAACGGCTGTCGCCAGACAGATCCCGTCGATGATTCCGAGGTTCATGCCCTGGCCGCCGGCGGGGCTGTGCACGTGGGCGGCGTCGCCGGCGAGCAGCACGCGGCCGCTTCGATAGCTGTCCGCGACGCGGTGGTGAATGCGGAATCGAGTTCCCCAGAGCAGCTCGGTGACCACTGTGGCGCCCGGGCCGAACCCCCGGGTGTCCAACAGTGACTGGACGAACTCGAGCGACGGCACTTGCGGTGCTTCCGCCGTCGGCGCGACGACGCGAAAGATGTTGCCCGGCAATGGCGCCAGCACCGTCAAGCCGTCCCTGGCGTAGAACAGGACCACTTCGTCGCGGGGCGCGTCGCCGGCGAGCCGCACATCAGCCAGCGTGAAGGATTCGCCGAATTCGCCGCCCCTGAAGCCGATCCCGGCCTGACCGCGGACGGTGCTGTGCATGCCGTCGGCCCCGACGAGGTAGCCGGCCCGAATGTGGTCGCCGTCGGCGAAGGCGGCCGTTACGCCGTCGGCATCCTGAGCGAAGTGACTCAGGACCTTCGGCCGGATCACCGCACCGCCCAGTTCGTGCAGTCGCTCCAGCAGTAGCCGCTCGGTCTCGGCCTGCGACAGCATCAGGGTGTAGGGATGATCGGTCGGCAGTCCGCCGAAGTCGACCGGAATCAGGATCTGCCGGCCCTGCCTGATGGTGAAGCGCGGTGCGATCAACCCGGCTTTCACCATGCGTCGAGACACGTCGAGATGTTCGAGTGCCTCCAGTGTGCGTGCGTTGACGGCGGCGGCTCGCGAGGTGTTCGCACCCTCGGCCTGCTTGTCGACCACGACCGCGCGCAGGCCGCGGTCGATCAGCGACGCCGCGAGGGTCAGGCCGGTGGGCCCGGCACCTATCACCAGGACGTCGGTGTCGTTCATGGTTCGGCTCCTCTCTCGGAGTTCCGTGTATTAGTCAACGCTTGTTGGCATAACGCCATACTGAAGCTCCGGGGAACGAATGTCAACACATGTTGGCCTACAATTGTTGACATGAGACGAAGCTCAGCGCGGACCAAGGCGGCAATCCTGGCGGCGGCCCGGGAGCGATTCGGGTCGGCCGGCTTCCAGGGGGCCACCATCCGCGGCATCGCCGCCGACGCCGGGGTCGACCCGGCGATGGTGATGCGCTACTACGGCAGCAAAGACAAACTGTTCGCGGCCGCGGCGGAGTTCGACCTGGGCGTTCCCGACGTCACCGCACTCGACCCGACTCAGCTCGGACTATCGCTGGTCCGGCACTTTCTTCAACGCTGGCAGGACGATGCGTTGGTCATCCTGCTGCGCTCGAGTGCCACCAACAGCGACGCCGCGCAACGTATGCAGGAAATCTTTCAGGCGCAAATCCAACCACTGGCCGCGTCGCTGGTGCCCGAAGCGCAGGCCGCCACCCGGGCCGGGCTGGTCGCGACCCAAATCCTCGGTATGGCCCTGTGCCGGTTCGTGTTACGGCTCCCGCCGGTCGTCGAGCTGAGCGACGACGAGGTCGTGGAGTGGCTCGGCCCGACGATCCAGCGTTACCTCGGGGCGCCGGAGGACGACGATGCGGCGGGCAACCCGATGTTGCGATAGCGCCGCAATCGCGCGGCCATCCGCTCCTCGCCGGGGATATCGCGCAGCGCCTTGACCTCCGTGGCGATCGCGCGCGACAGCCGCTGCGAGAACTCGATCGGTTCCTCGGCCGCGTCGGGATGCTCGGGCACGA
This Mycobacterium simiae DNA region includes the following protein-coding sequences:
- a CDS encoding FAD-dependent oxidoreductase — encoded protein: MPHVITQSCCNDGSCVFACPVNCIHPSPDEPGFATAEMLHIDPDACVDCGACVSACPVGAIVPDNRLDAKQLPFVEINSAFYPERPAAVKLPPTSKLAPVLPAPKVHLRHRPLTVAIVGSGPAAMYAADELLTQHGVRVNVFEKLPTPYGLVRAGVAPDHQNTKTITKLFDRVSRHRHFNFYLNVEVGKHLSHADLLAHHHAVLYAVGAPDDRRLDIDGMGMPGTGTATELVAWINGHPEFAHLPVDLSHERVVVVGNGNVALDVARVLTTDPDELARTDISDRALEVFRNSTVREVVVAARRGPAYSAFTLPELIGLTTTSEVVLDPGDHALVARDLATTTDTLTRNKLEILTKLGDSSAGGARPRIRLAYHLTPRQVLGERRATGVEFTVTGTDELRSIDAGLVLTSIGYRGKKIRDLPFDENAAVVPNENGRVVNPESGRPVPGAYVAGWIKRGPTGFIGTNKSCSLQTVQALVADFNAGALTDPPGKQAALDELVRSRQPDVVDSAGWGAIDAAEIARGGDEGRPRNKFTDIADMLAAAASAQPAPRRRLLARLLG
- a CDS encoding VOC family protein, which translates into the protein MAINVEPALSPHLVVGDAAAAIDFYVKAFGAEEIGRVPRPDGKLVHAAVRINGFLVMLNDDFPEMCGGKSMTPTSLGGTPVTIHLTVTDVEAKFQRAVDAGATVVTPLADQFWGDRYGMVADPFGHQWSLGQPIREVSIEEIQSAMAAQASG
- a CDS encoding citrate synthase 2 → MTVVPQDFVPGLEGVVAFTTEIAEPDKDGGALRYRGVDIEDLVNQQVTFGDVWALLVDGRFGHGLPPAEPFPLPIHTGDVRVDVQAGLAMLAPIWGYQPLLDTDEGTARDQLARASVMALSYVAQSARGIYQPAVPQRVIDECRTVTARFMTRWQGEPDPRHIEAIDAYWVSAAEHGMNASTFTARVIASTGADVAASLSGAIGAMSGPLHGGAPARVLPMLEEVERTGDARGLVKKILDSGDKLMGFGHRVYRAEDPRARVLRATAERLRAPRHEVAVALEQAALAELRERRPDRAIETNVEFWAAVILDFAQVPANMMPAMFTCGRTAGWCAHILEQKRLGKLVRPSAIYVGPGPRRPESVEGWDRILSHA
- the pdxH gene encoding pyridoxamine 5'-phosphate oxidase yields the protein MRVEYGSAERDGSSDLDASWLDNGWLALLRTWIDDAERFGVAEPNAMVLATVAGGRPVSRTVLCKSVDDAGITFFTNYDSAKGLELARTPYASATFPWYLLGRQVHIRGAVTKVDRKATEDYWSKRPRGSQLGAWASHQSQPIASRAALVEQLAEVTNRFADSEQVPVPPNWGGYLIAPDVVEFWQGRENRLHNRIRVVGGNVERLQP
- a CDS encoding citrate synthase — protein: MADSDDTASLKYPGGEIDLQIVNATEGADGIALGPLLSKTGYTTFDNGFVNTAACKSSITYIDGDAGILRYRGYPIDQLAEKSTFIEVSYLLIYGELPTSEQLADFTKRIQLHTMLHEDLKRFFDGFPRNAHPMPVLSSAVNALSAYYPDSLDPMDSEDVELSTIRLLAKLPTIAAYAYKKSVGQPFLYPDNSLSLVENFLRMTFGLPAEPYQADPEVVRALDMLLILHADHEQNCSTSTVRLVGSSQANLFTSISGGINALWGPLHGGANQAVLEMLSQIRESGDDVSEFVRKVKNREEGVKLMGFGHRVYKNYDPRARIVKEQADKILAKLGGDPLLDIAKQLEEAALTDDYFIERKLYPNVDFYTGLIYRALGFPVRMFTVLFALGRLPGWIAHWREMHDEGDSKIGRPRQIYTGYNERDYVGIDGR
- a CDS encoding phytoene desaturase family protein, with the translated sequence MPLDDAADCDAVVVGGGHNGLVAAGYLARAGLRVRLLERLGQVGGAAVSAQAFAGVDARVSRYSYLVSLLPTRIVADLGAAIRLAPRRFSSYTPNPANGGRTGLVIGPHDSSFGAIGAAADKDRFPAFYRRCRLVTERLWPTLLEPLRTREHARRLVLDANEPEAAAAWQAMIEEPIGHAIADAVHDDLVRGVIATDALIGTFARLDEPSLRQNICFLYHLIGGDWDVPIGGMGAVTAALAAAAVRHGAEITTGAEVFHIQPDGLVCFRRDDEEQRLRARFVLAGVTPAVLAGLLGETPPPLAPGAQVKVNMVLRRLPRLRDPGVRPGQAFAGTFHVNETWRQLDAAYARADAAELPNPLPCEAYCHSLTDPSILSDGLRASGAQTMTVFSLHTPHSLLTADPPISGDQLTEAVLASLNSVLAEPIQDVLTNDAHGRPCIETTTTEDLERSLAMTGGNIFHGALSWPFADETDALDTAARRWGVATAHQRIMLCGAGTRRGGGVSGIGGHNAAMAVLAALG
- a CDS encoding DUF2630 family protein; protein product: MSDGTQPTDSDTLARIRSLVAEEKELRAQLQHRDISESEENDRLRRVEVELDQCWDLLRQRRALRETGGDPREASVRPGDQVEGYLN
- a CDS encoding sensor histidine kinase encodes the protein MKFLSRISARTPSLRTRVVLATAIGAAIPVLIVGAVVWVGITNDRKERLDRRLDEAAGFALPFLPRGLEEIPRSPNDRDAIMTIRRGSLVKSNSDVTLPQLDVDYADTYVHGVRYRVRTVEIPGPEPTSLAVGATYDATLAETNNLHRRVLLICGFAIFASTVFAWLLASFAVRPFKQLAQQTRLIDTGDEAPRVEVHGATEAVEIAEAMRGMLQRIWDEQNRTKEALSSARDFAAVSSHELRTPLTAMRTNLEVLSTLDLPDDQRKEVLNDVIRTQSRIEATLTALERLAQGELSTADDHVPVDITELLDRAAHDAMRIYPGLEVSLVPSPTCIIVGLPAGLRLAVDNAIANAVKHGGATRVQLSAVSSRAGVEIAIDDNGSGVPESERHVVFERFSRGSTASHSGSGLGLALVAQQANLHGGTASLADSPLGGARLLLRLPAPC
- the prrA gene encoding two-component system response regulator PrrA, whose protein sequence is MGDMDSGVTSPRVLVVDDDSDVLASLERGLRLSGFEVSTAVDGAEALRSATETRPDAIVLDINMPVLDGVSVVTALRAMDNDVPVCVLSARSSVDDRVAGLEAGADDYLVKPFVLAELVARVKALLRRRGSTATSSSETITVGPLEVDIPGRRARVNGVDVDLTKREFDLLAVLAEHKTAVLSRAQLLELVWGYDFAADTNVVDVFIGYLRRKLEANGGPRLLHTVRGVGFVLRMQ
- a CDS encoding FAD-dependent oxidoreductase, with the protein product MNDTDVLVIGAGPTGLTLAASLIDRGLRAVVVDKQAEGANTSRAAAVNARTLEALEHLDVSRRMVKAGLIAPRFTIRQGRQILIPVDFGGLPTDHPYTLMLSQAETERLLLERLHELGGAVIRPKVLSHFAQDADGVTAAFADGDHIRAGYLVGADGMHSTVRGQAGIGFRGGEFGESFTLADVRLAGDAPRDEVVLFYARDGLTVLAPLPGNIFRVVAPTAEAPQVPSLEFVQSLLDTRGFGPGATVVTELLWGTRFRIHHRVADSYRSGRVLLAGDAAHVHSPAGGQGMNLGIIDGICLATAVSEAVTRGSGTALDRYCSLQRDRAEQVLRLTGRLTRVSTLPRPLRPVRNAGMRLAARLPAVRRQLALQLSGLSSR
- a CDS encoding TetR/AcrR family transcriptional regulator; this encodes MRRSSARTKAAILAAARERFGSAGFQGATIRGIAADAGVDPAMVMRYYGSKDKLFAAAAEFDLGVPDVTALDPTQLGLSLVRHFLQRWQDDALVILLRSSATNSDAAQRMQEIFQAQIQPLAASLVPEAQAATRAGLVATQILGMALCRFVLRLPPVVELSDDEVVEWLGPTIQRYLGAPEDDDAAGNPMLR